The Labrus mixtus chromosome 21, fLabMix1.1, whole genome shotgun sequence nucleotide sequence GTGTTCGGTTGGCGAGGATCCCGCCAGATCACAGAGGTTAATAACATTGCACATCATCACCCACAAGCCAGAGGGATTAGGAGTTTCAGGGGGAGCGAGGATACACATTGCAAACGGTAAACGCTCTTTCACAGTGACCGCTCCAGGTGATAGGCCACGTCGTCATCTCATCTCTCCCAcaaagaggaagtgtgtgtgtggggggggggggggactcgaGCGGACACCATCACCTACTGAAAGTGTCAATTATCTCTTTCCACCATGTAATGGGAGCACTTTTTTGATACTGagactcctccccccccccacctatTTACCTCCCTTCTAAAAGCATACCGTTTTAATGAATGTAACCTTTCTGTCCCCTTTTCCATGAGCTGTGCTCTCAACATGATGTTGATGGTGTTTGTGGGCGTCATGCTTCACACCGAGTAGGGTTATGTCACCTTGTCGTTTGTCAGGGGAGTTGTAGGATTACATGCTTATCTTATTCTTGCAAATAGAAGTTACTCAACCAgcaccccccacccacccccaccaGCACTTCCTTACATGTACACTTCCTCTCGGTTAtatcccaacatttcctgccaGCTCACTGTTAGTGGTTCAAACTCAACTGTGAACTCTGTACACTCATTCCAAATATAATCTGGAGCCTGCAAtgaacattttgagtttttttcaggAAGCTATTGATCGTCCTCTTCTGATTCCAAGCCGAAGCAAGCTGCCAATGTGAACCAAATTCTACAAAAGCCACTCGATTTGCAATGGAAATTTGTGCAATAATTCCATCCAACTGACAAAATGATTCACTTTCCCTAAAACCTGGATTTGAAAAATCCAAcacaatagtaaaaaaaaaaaaaaaacctgttgaaATGGGTTTTATGCCTCTTCTTTTGTCTGCAATGATGGGAGTCTTTTTGATGATTTCAACTGCAGTCAGATGGAATTTAACAGGGTGCCATTTATGTAAGGCGTCATAGTAACACGAGAGATGAGGGATGACAGATGTTTGACTGgactaaatatgtttttattttatccagAAATTCATCTTTGATGTGCTTTTTGCACTACTTTGAGGGGAATCTGaatctgtgtgctgtctgtttcCACATGTgttcatgatgtgtgtgtggactgtaagCGCTGGTCGTTACAtatttgagagtgtgtgtgtgtttttgtgtgccttcatttatttgattttctatgttaaaacacaaagaagccCTCTACTGTAGCAGCCCACGATACGCTGCAGAAATAGATGGCATTCATACTCTCTGTATTCTACCACCACCACCCTTcaaacccccctccctcccaatCCCCCCCAACCCTACACCAACACAACACCATCACAACTACCACGGCTTCCTCGCcgactctctcacacacacacacacacacacacacacacacacacacacacacacacacacacacacacacacacacacacacacactcccacttcccttttttccctcctctctctctcattataTCATGTGGGCATGAACCAAAATAAAACGGTGAATAATGGTTGGATTTGAGAAGCTGCAGAAGCTCCATCGGTTATGAAATGGATGGGTATCTGGCCGGTGGAGGATAAAACAAAAACCGATGctgtcatttgaaacacaaactggaAAAAGCCTGCAGGGGTTTGcgtgtactctctctctctctctgcgcttTCTACTGAATCTTTGTGGATTTTCTCACTTTATGCACCATCAACAACATGCGAGTCCAGCTGAGACGAGCGGCTTTCACATCATTACATCACACCAAGTGACACTCCAGAGGCCTCTGAAACCAACATCCAAGCCCCTGTATacaagcatcttttttttttgcttacacAAGCCCCACCCACACCTTCTAAAAGTCAGACACACTATACACAAACGGCTGTAATGAGctgtccaagaaaaaaaaacttacggAGGTTTGTGGCCCTGGAAACAAAGTGCTGCGAATGCATCCCGAGGGCCTCCTCCCCCCGAAACTGCTCGCCTGGACACCCGCCCTGCAGCACGCTGGCTACGGCCCTGTCggacaaaaaaagtaaaaaagaggaggagcgatgaggaagaggagagaagagagacagagaggcggTGAAGAATTAGGGGAACAGACAAGAGGAACTGTGCATAACCTGGTTAATTGAATTATTCAGTCAGACAGGCTGCACTGCTGTACAGCATCCTACCATGAAGCTGTGAGGTGCTGCAAAGTGGAAGAAAATATGATTCCCTGAAGAAtgggaaatgtttgttttaatttttttttttttactgttgttaCAGTAATTAttgcacaaacacttcattaTATTGCACAATGAAAGTGTATTAAAGGGTTTTTCTGtaaacgtctctctctcttttacacaaTGCTGCACAATGCAATGCATGGCGCGCAAATGTAGTGAGAGACACCACCCACCACCTATAAAGAGAAGAACACGTTATGTTATGATACACCTCAATGGAGAGGTAGACTGGAGTGCAGAGAGCatgaatgcacttttttttttttaaatttgaagtcTCGATGACATAATTGGATCTGGTTGCCAAGAAACAACAAGCCTGTGTACGAAATATAATGTGCCAAAAACATTCATGCAAGTTGCACTTTTATCATGTTTAGCTGCAGTGTATTTCAATCATAAATGTCTGATTTGAACAGAGGCAGATGAAAGAATAAACACATATTGCGCGCTCCAGATGACTGGATGCGTAGGCTACTACTGCAAGTGTCTTTGTAAACAAGCGCACTGAGAGAagcagggaggcagagagagagggaggaagagagaaagaagaagggcTGGAGGGAGATacaaagcgagagagagagagacacccaCCTGGACATGTTCTCTCTCTGGGGCCGGTGCGCCTTTTCCAGCCCCAGTTTGGTGAAAATCCCCACAAGAGCCATTATGGCCACTACTCCACAAATGATGTAAACAATTAAGTTCGTCTTGTCTTTGGTGCTGTCGTGCAGCTTGTTCATCTTTTTGTAGGGAGTCTGCCCTGTCTTCATCCACACCGGGGTGTCGTAATTTTTGCAGGTGCTCTGGTCCAGCCGCGAGTGCTTGTAGGAGCAGCAGAAGCGGAAGCCACAGGTGCCGCAGCAGTACAGATAATTCCCGGTTTTGCAGATGAACGGCGGGTCCCACTGGCCCATCACGTCGTAGTAACCCCGGCATCTGTCTTCCGTGTGCGGCGTCTCCTCGGACacgctctcctcctccctggaGCCGTTGGAGGTGGCGATCATTACGAATCCTCCGAGCAGCCCCGGCTCCCCGTCAGCCTTGCAGACAAGAGCCATAAGTTTGAGCACCAAGAAGCCGAGGAGAAAGTATTTACCTCTCATGGTGCTTTCTCCTCCGTTTAACTTCACGCAGACAGGAAACGACTTGGAGAAAGGGGGAAAGGCGCGCGGTCATGGTATGCTGAAAAGTCCACAAACACGCATCCGAATTGCGCCGCACCTTCATCCACGCAGGCGAACATCTTTGTTTAatctatcatcatcatccaaaAAATTCCCGCGCAGATAAAAGTATCCTTGGTTTATAATGTACTTCTCACTGACTGTTCCCTAACGCGCTCTCTTCTGCGCACACGTCTCTTCAGAAAGGCATTTGAAGGCTCAGATTTCGCGTTGTCAGGAGTGCATCACTTCTCCATCGGTGCGCTCTTACGCACAGGAGTAGGCAGAGACACATGccgcacagaggatgagagcgCAGTGAGCGAATAGAAGAGCCGAGGGTGGGAGAGCCTGGTTCgcaaaaggagaggaggaggaggaggaggaggagaacatggggagggagagagactgcGAGGGCTGaggagagtaagagagagatagagagaggagggggggctttATTGTGAAATATTACGATAAATGCCCCCAGATTACGCACATCACTATTCTGTTATGCCGTCGAGGAAAGGCGTGGGAGCCTTTTTCCCCCCAGTTTTTCACTTCATGCATTCCCAGTTGTGACTTTCCATTGTTTTCGAAATACTTAAAGCACATGCAGCTTATTGTGCTGCAACTGGGCTGGCAGAGCTTCTTAGGCAGGGATtggagtttttttaaaaagtggataAATCACCAAATAAATGGCCCTGTGACACAATAACCACTGTATGCCAGGGGACTTCAAACAATGTGTAGAAAAGCACAATGAGACCCTGCTTTTGGTTCTTATGTAAAACAATAAATCCTTGAAGTTACCGATACAATActtgacagatttttttcaatTGTAAAAGTGAGTGATAGTTTCTCAAATGGCATCTAAAAGAAAAGTGTTAACATTTCCAAAACAGTGCCCGAGGTAAAGGGCAGGTGgtgtaaacatatttaattaattatttacatgttgtggatttttcaaGAGTATAGGCTACTTTTTTGCCCAACAGGTGAAGAAATTAGCTCTACAAAAACCTAATATAGGCATGAATTAATATGACCTATGGGCATACatatatcagaatcagatttatatGTAATAAACCttttcttgatttggttataATCCTTCTGACTTGTTTCGACACTTCCTCAATTAACCCTTCATATGTAAGAAATAGAACATATTAAAACTGATAAATTGTCTTCCCAGCCATGAGGGTGATCTGGATTAAGAATAACCTTTCTGCATACTAATGAAAGACTCATGGCCtctttgtaaatgtgtctctttgtgaGGGCGAGGACACGAAAAGCAAAATGATTTAGTTAACTTTACAAAGGTTTATTCGGAGGACAGTAAAACAGCCGGTTTTAATAGCAGAGCAATTTTGCATATTCAGCAAATTGGCACACAAGGTTGTTTTTCTTGCTATAGCCTACATGTTGAACTAACGTATAGCCTGTGAATATATATGCAGGCTatgtagaatagaatagatgtttattgccatttgcacaggtacaggacagtacaggtacattggaattcttgtgcgtttctccctgagtcagcttctacaaaagaaagtttaaattatatagaaaatagaaaaaaagagtagaaaagtacaaaaaaagtaaaagtaaaaataaaaaagttgtagtaacagctaagtaaataaaaataaactgtacagaagttatacactgtattaaagcaaagatataatacaaaaaaataacaaaggggaactaTGAACTATGAACTATGAACAATGAATTggaaatataaacatgttttcttgtctctaatGTATGTGATCTAGGCTATTTTGTAGGCATATGTAGACTATGTAGCCTATGTTTCTGTAGcctatgtatgtgtatgtaggCTATGTAGGCTGCCTACTATTGTAGATTTGCACACTCTCGCAAAAATCGTGCTGCCGTTTCACTGTTTTGTCAGCGTTGACAGAACAATGTGTGTTTATGGATCCTATGTATGGATGTTAATGTGGGACAGCCTCACTTGGGGCCGCTGCTGAGAAAAGTCCCACACATCCACAGACAGGCGGTGCAGTCGACTGCCGATAGCGGAGTGACCAGCAGCGTCAGAGACAGCTGGGGACACCCACCCAACAGCTCCACAACAAACCTGCTTGGAGGCTCCCTGACCGGCTCACAAGTCACGACATAGTTTTCTCTGGGAAAACTCTGTAACCATTGGAGCTCATGGCTGGGAGTGAGGAGACCTTTCTCAGGGCTAAACATCGGACATTCAGCGGACTGAGTGAAGgtagcagactgtgtgtgtggtttatttGTTAGCCTGCTTACAGGCTAACATGTTAGCTAAGTGTGCCTCACTCAGTCGTCACACAAGTCGTTGCCTGCTGCAGGTTCAGGGTCTGACAGCTCAGTCCATTGACAGCTTTGGTCGGAGAACTAGGTCGCTGTTGTAAAcactgttagctagctagccCGTGTTTAAGAAGTaaacaactcaaaacaaaacaatgctcCAACAGGCTGTTCATGTTGTCGTGAAGTTTGTGTAGCTGGAAAGTGATTATCGATGAAAGAAAGATAATATAATTAAACTTGTTGAGCAATGAGCAGGagcatttctgcttttttgagGACGATTTGTACTTGGCTACAACTTGAACTACTTTCACTTTGTTCAGCCTTATTTAATGAAATCAGTTTACATGTGTTGTTCAATAACACTTTTATTTCATCAGTGCGAGTTATTCAAGGACTCAAACAGTATTCAACCCTACCTGCTGTGTAAATGTGCTGCAGCATGCCTCCATTTCTACTTTTCATGCCTGTTcagtctaaataaaaaaaagggaagctaCTATTGAGGGACTGGAaaccttcagttttttttttattatttgctgCAAAAGCTTCACTCCCCCTGTGCTTTCATCTCAGATGATGATTAATTTGTTTGGAGCTCAGCTCACAATGAGCCACCTGAGAAATGTGTGCGAGGACTGTTTGAAGTTGGTTTGGACCACAGGAGCCACACAAGGCTGCTGCTTCTTATCTCCTGTCAGGGGAGCGCTGCAAGTCCTTGTTGGGGGGGTTTTTAactctctttttcatttgtcagaaaaaaaatagttcacACATTTGGTTCCAGAGAGAGTCATTCTACTATGAAGTATGTATGCAGTGTAACAAATTGAAATGCAGAATTTATGCGAGTGCGCCTTACAGCTTTATGAAATCTTTACTGATTTACAGAGGAAATTGTTATTAACTCATAGAATAGGAACGAAATGCATAGGGGGTATGCAATATGCATGCACAtttacatgtctgtgtgtgcactgtgcacAATCAAACACTTCTTTGCAAACAAGAATAGGACTACACACCTCAGTAACAGTTACCTGCATGCATACTGAGGTGTGTGTCACTGCTAAGGGAGTTTTATATGCAAACAGAGCTGAGAAACTATTGTGAGCTGAAAGTTTAATATGCAAATGTAGGCTCTGATCTGTGtcaaacatttttctatttttggagATTTCTCTGATAACTTTCACGCCTTCCTGATGCGTAGTCTCATACCGAAatagaagcttttttttgtaaacagctGGAGATTATTTAGAGGGTTTAGTGATGGCATTTGGATGCTTTTGTAGGTGTGTGTCCTGGCTCAGTACAAGAGAACTCCTATCTAAAAACAAGCTAAACTAATACAAGCAGCCATGTTTAGATGCCACTATCATTTGTCTGCATTGTAAAAACTCTGATATTTtactaaaaatgttttaaacagttttaatcttttaaaaacacatccatgAAATATATAAACTGTGCATTTGTCACGTTTGACTCCGAGAAGTATTGTGAGATTTTCAGTTTTGAGAGTCATGACTATAGTTGTTGGTGAATTGAATCTGTTCAGTGCATGGTGTGCTCTTATGGTCACACCGTTGATCAACACACACTAAAAGGAACGCAACAGTTTAAATCTATGATTATTCTtcgtcatgtgtggggtctcacattttcaaaatctttcAGTGTGGGCCTGTTATCTAAATTTAAGTCAGATATAGTTTTTTAGACTTTTAAGCTACAGTCACCTGACGACTCCAGAAAACATCTTACTTAAAGATACTACAGGCAAAAATATCTTCCAATAGGGCAGACTTCACTTGTTAAGTCTCTTGAAATGAGATGTAGTCACTTATTTAGATCATAGATCTGATTTgaaatttgaattaaaaaaaaaaaaagaatgatatacatttaaaaaaaaaaaaaaaaaaagtatttactttataaatccctgagggaaatgtacactctgttattgagagacatgcttctcacacactggcccgaatcacacacattgtggacatgcattagtggagagatgtcagagtggggctgctacaaaCTGctaccagagctgttgggggttcagtgccttgctcaagggcacctcggcagcgctcgggaagtgccctggcacctctccagctaccagaccagaCCTCccgttcccaacccaagtctgagctactgccgcccccttTCAAGGCCCagacttgtcaggtgaatgtggttCATTATAATTCATGATGAGACATGTTTGTTATTAgaatttaaatggtaaatggacttgagcttgtagagcccTTTTCTAGTCtatgactactcaaagctctttttcaccgcaggtcacacctacacattcacacagtgagtgatgtaaagagtccatcagtaacTAATCCCATATTCACATGCCGCCggcaaagcagcaggagcaacctagggttaagtgtcttgcccaaggggCTGGGGATAGAACCGCAGACCATCCGGTTGAAAggtgactctaccactgatccacagccgtcCCTTTAGACAAATACACTCactaagatttgagtttttgcagtgtagaaCAGATGCATTGATCAGAATGGCATTTCTGATACTTGTATCTTTGTCCGACTCTGCTGCGTTGTCAGCCTTCTCTCAAGATAAACTTTACTCCAGGGGTCAAAGTAGCTGTTTCAattgaaaaatcatcaacagcCGCAACTGTAGTCACACATTAAGATCAAGCCGAACTAGTTTACTGACTGAAGGCACTCTAAAGTAATTCGATGTCTAAAGTAAAAGATGAAGACGATAATAATTAAAGTGTCTTTCCTCGCATGGTTTCATAAATGTCAATTACACCGAAGGGGGAATAGAGGGGCTGATTGTTGAGCTTTGACTCATCtggtgtgggggggtggggggggtgggggggtggggggggggagacgcatgacgtgtctctctttgtgtctctttttttcttttttcttcttccatctGCAGAGTTTCTCTGGAGGAAATAATTATGGTGAATCCATTGGGGATCGAGATCAAATGGATAGCATGTTAAACACAGACAACCTCTGAACAGCTTTGCTTGTTTGCTGTGAGAGAGGGAAATTGTACCGGACGTAGATGCAGATTCTATCCTCTACACATGTGGAGTATGAAACTGTTTTAACACCCGCCCTGAGTGGATGTCCATTTGCaggcaacattttttatttacttagcATGAACATTTTCTCCGGTGCCCGTCATGTCAAACCTCGTCATTACCATCAGCCATGCTGAGTGCCTGCTTCCGTCCTTTGCCTTGTTAATGAATATTGGAGAGTGATTAGATTGCAGGGCCCTTGTGTTGTATAATACCAGGATTATGCAAAACACTTGTTCTTTGCCATTCATGCTCCAGCATgcggttgtttgtttgttaattatTTAACATGAGTTACTCATGGGGTGAGCATGAACTACTTTTACAAAAAGGATTCACTTCATATTTCCCTGCACATTAAATTCCCAGTGCTCCGTCCtgatccttttcttcttttatcttaTGTTCATTCCCAGGCTTCTGCGAGAAGCTTTCACAGCAGGCCTCATACCACCTGAATGACTAAGGCTGTAATGACACGTAATCCCTAAAgcttttatgtttctgtgttctACTCTGTGCAGTGTTCTGTGCGGGCATCCTGTGTCACCTTAACATATTGTGATGGAAATATTTAGATGCTGCCTAAATGTGACAGTAATACCCAGAAGATAGAACAAAAGGTCAACTGCTTAGAAAGGCTTTGTACATCAAATAAATGTGTGCAACAAGTTTGAAATCTAGCAAAGTGAACTGATTATAAGAAACTGTGAAGTCGCACCAGTATGTAAGATGcagtctgtttttttgggggggtctcccagaggggggggggggggtacaagCTGTCTTCAGTTGTCTTCTGTGAAATCAACAACCTGcattttctgtgcagctctttctagtatcaatcaatcattatttgtgtagcgccaattcacaagtgttatctcgagttTACAAAAGAgtatatgggataatatgcaggaaggattccTCCTTTGTATATTCCTGTATATTccttgcgttcctgttgtccacacttccttgcaggccgtgcatgaatgaggacggcggtggttgtggggacgacacagtcccaTGGTGGTTGCTGGGCGTCAGTCGGTGGTTGTGGGGCGACACAGTCCCAAAGGTTGATGGCTGGGCGTCAAGCCGTGGACGGGACGATACAGTCCTATAGTACCACTCTGAGTCGCATTACCCACTACCTCTGgttacttgttttctttttagaagGACTTCAATCAAACCAGCTCTCCTCAAGGTCTATTAACAGTAGTTTTGGGCAGTTAATcaagtttcaatttcaattatGATTTAGGCTTCTCGAATCATGGaaacaatatacaatataatcAAGATTAACGACGAATGTGCTGCTTGCTGTGTTGCGCTTGTTTTTTCCTTAGCTTCTGTCATgtaagtgtttgttgttatattttaacCACAAATTGATATCAGTCCTGATTTTAacaatcagtgcatctctactTTAAATATATGTTGACCTC carries:
- the LOC132955737 gene encoding protein shisa-9A-like, whose amino-acid sequence is MRGKYFLLGFLVLKLMALVCKADGEPGLLGGFVMIATSNGSREEESVSEETPHTEDRCRGYYDVMGQWDPPFICKTGNYLYCCGTCGFRFCCSYKHSRLDQSTCKNYDTPVWMKTGQTPYKKMNKLHDSTKDKTNLIVYIICGVVAIMALVGIFTKLGLEKAHRPQRENMSRAVASVLQGGCPGEQFRGEEALGMHSQHFVSRATNLRKFFFLGQLITAVCV